Within Gilvibacter sp. SZ-19, the genomic segment CTACGACCCGCTAGACGCTTTTTTCAAAGGGCAATATCAGGGACAGCCTCTACCAGAAATAGCTACTGCTAAACTTCTTGCTGTTATGGCACTGCGCTTTTGGATCACTGCTGCAATCACCGTTGGCGTCATTCATTTGTGGTTTAACAATCGTTCCAAGACACGATTGAGTTTCCTTGTGTTAGCTGTGGCATTTGTCCTATTTTTTACAGCCTTTTGGGTGTTAATTGCGTTAAAACAACCTCCTTTAGAAGGGTTATTCTACATCCGCCGTTTTTTGATACAGCCGTTGATTCTTATCTTGCTCATCCCGGCATTTTATTATGAAATGAGCAATTCAAATGCCGCTGGTTGAAGTATATTTGTATTCTAAAATCTATACTATGAAACGCTATTCATTTTTGAGTATTCTCATGGTCTTTTTGGTCTTCACTGCCTGTAAGAATGAGGCAAAACAAGCCGAAGAAACTACAACAGATACTGCGGTAGAGAACACTACCGAAGCCCCTCAAGCAAGTAAACCTAAATACGAAGCTGCAGCAGCAACCGCCACCTTTAAAGATCCAAAGGTAGGAGATGTCTATAAGGCGTATATAGAACTTAAAACTGCCTTGGTCAATACAGACAGTGAGGCTTCTTCTAAAGCGGCAGACGAACTGCTTACAGCTTTTTCTAATCTTGGAGTAGAAGAGGAGACCTTCTTAGCCGCTCAGTTCGTAATGGAATCTAAAGAAATTGCTGCGCAACGAGAAGGATTCAACAGACTTACTCCAATTGTAGAGCAACTAGTGGTAGATAACTTAGAAGGTGGCGAGGTATACAAACAATATTGCCCTATGGCCTTTAACAATACCGGAGCTTATTGGCTATCCAACTCTAAGGAGATCTACAATCCGTATTTTGGTGATATGATGCTTAATTGCGGACGTGTTGCAGATACTTTCGAATCCGAAGCGACCAATTAATGCGCTAACTTTATGAATTTACGTCATTTTTTAAGTGTGATCGTTGCAAGTTTGGCGCTGTTATCCTGTCAAAACGAAATGGAGGCGGTAGTCGCCGTTCACGACGAACTCATGCCTAAAATGACGACTATCTCGCGTTTGCAAGAGCAGCTTAGCGAAAGTTTGCCAGATAGTATCCGCAGCGAGAAGCAACAAGCTGTAATAGACGAGCTAGAAGCTGCTAACGATGCCATGATGGATTGGATGCAGGATTTTGGAACTGCCTTCGACTTTGAAGAGATCAACAAAGGCAAACCCTTGACGGCTGCAAAACAAGACAGCTTAAAGAAGTACGCGCTAAGTGTTCAAGCACTTAAAACCCAAATGTTAGCTGCCATAGCGAATGGCCAGAAGGCCTTTGAAACGCTAAAGCAAAACAGATAATTAGTACCTTTAATTCATGAAAATCACCAAACGCATCCTTTTATACGCTATGACCATAGTGGTCATTATTGGGGCCTTTATCTGGAATTCAAGAGTAGAGGAGTGGTTAAAGACCCAAGAAGAACCTGAAATGATCGTACGATCAGATCTCTTGGTGATCTACCCGCTCGTTATCACTTTGGTTGCGCTAAGTCTTTTTGCACTCTACAGAGATTGGAAGGAGAAAAGCAGCACTTAGTTCTAAAATAATCTTACATAAAAAAAAGCGCTCCTATTTGGGAGCGCTTCTGTTTTATATTGATGCAGATATTACATCATGCCTGGCATTCCGCCGCCGCCCATTGGAGGCATGGCAGGAGTATCTTCCTTGATGTCTACCAAAGCACATTCTGTAGTAAGGATCATTCCAGCCACAGAAGAAGCGTTCTCTAAAGCGATACGCGTCACCTTCTTCGGGTCAATGATACCTTCCTTAAGCATGTCTACATAAGTGTCGTTCTTTGCGTTGTAACCAAAAGCTTTGCTGCCTTCCATTACCTTGCTCACTACTACAGAACCTTCGCCACCTGCGTTCTCTACGATCTGGCGCAACGGCTCTTCTATAGCACGTGCGATGATCTGAACTCCTGTGGTCTCGTCTAGGTTGTCTGTGGTCAATTTTTCTAACACTTTCTTAGCGCGAACCAAGGCAACTCCACCTCCGGCAACGATACCTTCTTCTACAGCGGCACGAGTGGCGTGTAGGGCGTCGTCTACGCGGTCTTTCTTCTCTTTCATCTCTACCTCAGAAGCAGCACCTACGTAGAGTACAGCAACACCTCCGGCCAATTTAGCCAAACGCTCCTGTAGTTTCTCTTTGTCGTAATCGCTAGTGGTAGTTTCGATCTGAGATTTGATCTGGTTCACACGAGCTGTGATATCTGCTTTTTTGCCAGCACCATTAACAATGGTCGTATTGTCCTTATCGATGGTTACGGTCTCTGCAGTTCCTAGCATATCAATGGTTGCATTCTCCAAGGTGAATCCACGATCTTCTGAGATCACGGTTCCTCCGGTAAGAATAGCAATATCTTCTAGCATTGCTTTTCTGCGGTCTCCAAATCCAGGAGCCTTAACAGCCGCGATCTTCAAAGATCCACGCAGCTTGTTCACTACCAAGGTAGCCAAAGCTTCTCCGTCTACATCTTCTGCAATGATAAGCAGCGTACGGCTCTGTTGCGCAATTGGCTCAAGCACAGGAAGTAGATCTTTCATAGCAGAGATCTTCTTGTCGCAAAGCAAGATCATTGGGTTCTCCAATTCAGCGTTCATTTTCTCGCTGTTGGTAACAAAGTATGGTGATAGGTAACCGCGGTCAAACTGCATTCCTTCTACCACATCTACATAAGTCTCTGTTCCTTTGGCCTCTTCTACAGTGATAACTCCTTCTTTACCAACTTTGCTAAATGCTTCGGCAATAAGCTCTCCGATAACCGGATCGTTATTGGCAGAAATAGAAGCTACTTGCATGATCTTCTCGCTAGAGCTACCCACTTTGGTAGATTGCTTTTCAAGATCGGCGGTCAATGCCTCAACAGCTTTGTCGATTCCGCGCTTAAGGTCCATTGGATTAGCACCTGCAGCTACGTTCTTAAGCCCTTCTTTTACTATGGCTTGCGCAAGTACAGTTGCAGTAGTTGTTCCGTCACCAGCCAAGTCGTTGGTCTTAGAAGCAACTTCTTTTACCATCTGAGCGCCCATGTTCTCTAGTGCATCTTCTAGCTCAACTTCTTTGGCAACAGTAACACCATCCTTGGTGACTTGTGGAGCCCCGAAGGATTTACTAATGATAACGTTACGACCTTTTGGTCCCAAGGTTACCTTTACTGCATTGGCCAAAGCGTCTACACCGCGTTTGATGCTGTCTCTTGCTTCAATGTCAAATTTTATATCTTTTGCCATGGTTGTGTTCTTTAATTATTCTCGATTAGATAATTGCTAAAATGTCGTCTTCGCGCATGATCAGATAATCACGGCCTTCCA encodes:
- the groL gene encoding chaperonin GroEL (60 kDa chaperone family; promotes refolding of misfolded polypeptides especially under stressful conditions; forms two stacked rings of heptamers to form a barrel-shaped 14mer; ends can be capped by GroES; misfolded proteins enter the barrel where they are refolded when GroES binds) produces the protein MAKDIKFDIEARDSIKRGVDALANAVKVTLGPKGRNVIISKSFGAPQVTKDGVTVAKEVELEDALENMGAQMVKEVASKTNDLAGDGTTTATVLAQAIVKEGLKNVAAGANPMDLKRGIDKAVEALTADLEKQSTKVGSSSEKIMQVASISANNDPVIGELIAEAFSKVGKEGVITVEEAKGTETYVDVVEGMQFDRGYLSPYFVTNSEKMNAELENPMILLCDKKISAMKDLLPVLEPIAQQSRTLLIIAEDVDGEALATLVVNKLRGSLKIAAVKAPGFGDRRKAMLEDIAILTGGTVISEDRGFTLENATIDMLGTAETVTIDKDNTTIVNGAGKKADITARVNQIKSQIETTTSDYDKEKLQERLAKLAGGVAVLYVGAASEVEMKEKKDRVDDALHATRAAVEEGIVAGGGVALVRAKKVLEKLTTDNLDETTGVQIIARAIEEPLRQIVENAGGEGSVVVSKVMEGSKAFGYNAKNDTYVDMLKEGIIDPKKVTRIALENASSVAGMILTTECALVDIKEDTPAMPPMGGGGMPGMM
- a CDS encoding exosortase F system-associated protein; its protein translation is MNSSLRILFIVVLLGLLVVLRMFAADWFYDPLDAFFKGQYQGQPLPEIATAKLLAVMALRFWITAAITVGVIHLWFNNRSKTRLSFLVLAVAFVLFFTAFWVLIALKQPPLEGLFYIRRFLIQPLILILLIPAFYYEMSNSNAAG
- a CDS encoding DUF3347 domain-containing protein — translated: MKRYSFLSILMVFLVFTACKNEAKQAEETTTDTAVENTTEAPQASKPKYEAAAATATFKDPKVGDVYKAYIELKTALVNTDSEASSKAADELLTAFSNLGVEEETFLAAQFVMESKEIAAQREGFNRLTPIVEQLVVDNLEGGEVYKQYCPMAFNNTGAYWLSNSKEIYNPYFGDMMLNCGRVADTFESEATN